CCCATGAACGGGCCGGGCACTTCTCCCGGGGCATGGCCCAGCGGCTCAACCTCGCCCGGGTGTTCTGCATAGCGCCCAGGCTTCTCTTTCTCGACGAACCCGACACCGGCCTGGATGAGGCCTCCAAGATGGTGCTCCACCAGGAGATCGCCCGCGCCCGCGAGGGCGACCGCGCTGTGGTCTGGGTGAGCCACCACCTGGAGCGCGATCTGCCCAAGGCTGACGACGTGCTGCACCTGGACCGGGGCCGCGCCGCCTACCTGGGGCCGGTCTCCGGGTTCGACGCCTCGGTCATGGCCGGAGAGTGCGCATGCTGACCTCGTCGCTGCGTATCGCCTCCAAGGACCTGCGCCTGTGCCTGCGCGGCGCCCAGGGGCTGGCCCAGACGGCGCTTCTCGGGCTTCTGGTCATCTTCGTCTTCAGCCTCTCGCGCAAGCCTGGCGAGGAGGTTCCGGCCCTGGCCGCCGCGGCCATATTCTGGCTCTCCACCCTGTTCGCCCAGGTGCTGGTCTACAGCGGCCTGTACAACCTGGAGGAGGGCAACGGCTCGCGCCTGGGCCTGGCCATGTCCCCCATCCCGCCGCAGGCGGTGTGGTTGGGCAAGGCCCTGGCCGGACTCGCCCTGGTGCTGTGCTGCCAGGTGGTTTTTGCCGTGGCGGTCGCGGCCTTTTTGGGGCAGGGTGTGGCCGGTTCGCCGGTCCTGGGCTTGGCCTGCGTCCTGGTCGTTGACGTGGGGCTCGCCTCGCTGGGCTCGCTCATGGGGGCGCTGGCCTCGGGCAAGACCTCGCGCGAATCCCTGCTCACGGTGATCTTCTTTCCCCTGATCATCCCGGTTCTGCTCTCGGGGATACGGGTGCTGG
The window above is part of the Fundidesulfovibrio terrae genome. Proteins encoded here:
- a CDS encoding heme exporter protein CcmB, with the translated sequence MLTSSLRIASKDLRLCLRGAQGLAQTALLGLLVIFVFSLSRKPGEEVPALAAAAIFWLSTLFAQVLVYSGLYNLEEGNGSRLGLAMSPIPPQAVWLGKALAGLALVLCCQVVFAVAVAAFLGQGVAGSPVLGLACVLVVDVGLASLGSLMGALASGKTSRESLLTVIFFPLIIPVLLSGIRVLEGVILGGDAGLDWLGIAVAFAAVFSAAALILFPFIYTGEE